The Methanocaldococcus infernus ME region ATTACTATTAGGAGCAATTGGAGCAGGTTTAGCTGTTGGTTTAGCTGGTTTAGGTTCTGGAATTGGAGCGGGAATTACAGGAGCAAGTGGAGCAGGAGTTATAGCTGAAGATCCTAACAAGTTTGGTACAGCCATAGTTTTCCAAGCATTACCACAGACACAGGGTTTATATGGTTTCTTAATAGCTATCCTTATTCTCTTTGTCTTCAAAACAGCTCCTGCCTGGGCAATGTTTGGAGCAGGTTTAGCTGTTGGTTTAGCTGGTTTATCAGCTATAGGACAGGGAATAGCTTCAGCAGCTGGTTTAGGGGCTGTAGCTGAAGACAATGAAATGTTTGGTAAGGCTATGGTTTTCTCTGTCCTTCCAGAGACACAGGCAATTTATGGTTTATTAGTAGCTATCCTCTTACTTGTTGGAGTCTTTGCAGGAGCTGGAGCTAAGGATGTAGCTGCTTTAGGTGCAGGGTTTGCAGTTGGTTTTGCTGGTTTATCTGGAATAGGACAGGGGATTACTGCAGCTGGAGCTATTGGAGCAACTGCAAGGGATCCTGAGGCTATGGGTAAAGGTTTAGTCTTAGCTGTCATGCCAGAAACCTTTGCTATCTTTGGTCTCTTAATTGCTATCTTAATTATGCTCATGGTCTAATCAATTAAATTTTTTTGGTGATATCTGTGGGAATTGAGAAGATAAAGGAGAAGATATTAGAAGATGCTAACTTAGAGGCTAAAAAAATTATAGGGGAAGCTGAAAAGGAAAAGGAAGAGATATTAAATAAGGCTAAAGAAGAAGCTGAAAAGAGAAAAAATGAAATTTTAAAGAAGGGAGAAAAAGAGGCTGAGATTCTTTATAATAGTATTATAGCAGAAGCTAAGTTACAGGCAAGGAGAGAGATCTTAGAGGTTAAGGAGAGAATTATTGAGAAGGCTATTCAGAAGTTAAGGGAAGACTTAGCCAAGTTACCAGATGAGCCTGAGTATATGGATAAGTTGTTAAAGTTAATTAAAGAAGGAGCTATCTCCTTAGGAGGAGGAGAAATATTTGTTAATTTAAATAAGAGAGATTATGAGAGGTTAGAGGAAGAGGCTCTATGGAAGTTGGAGAAGGAAGTTGAGCTAAAAACTAATAAAGTTACAGTCCTTAAGAAGGGAGAGGTTGTAGATATCTTAGGGGGCTGTATCCTAAATAGTGGAGATAAAACTAAGTTATTAGATAACAGCTTAGAGGCAATATTTGAGAGATCTCTACCAAAGATAAGAATTAAGGTGACTGAGAAGTTGTTTTAAGGTGAGAAAACATGGATATTAGTTTATTAAACACTTTAAAAGACTTGTTAAACTTTGTTGATAATCCTTTTTTGCTTCTCATTGTTGCCTCTGCTGTTATCATCATTTTAGTGGTTATTGTCTGGATAACAAAGATGGTTATTGATCTTGCCCCCTATGCCTATGTGAATGCAAGAGTAAGGAGTAGAGAGGGGAAGTTATTAGATAAGAGTAAGATCTCTGAACTCTTAGAGGCTGGATCCTTAGAAGAGATCTTAGGACTTTTAGGAGACACTGAATATAGTAAATATCTAAGTGATATTAAGGATGAGATAGACTTAGAAAAGGCTTTAAACCAATATTTAGCTGAAACTTATGAATTTCTCTACAACATTTCCCCAGAGAAGGCTAAAAAAGTTTTAAAGATAATGATGATAAAGTTTGACATAAAAAATATAAAAACCTTAATTAGGGCTAAGAAACTTGGCTTATCTCCAGAGGAGACTTTAAAATTATTAGTGCCAATTGGAACCTTATCAAAGAAGCTTAAAGAACTCTCTGAAATGGAGAGTGTTGAGGAAATAATAAGAGGTTTAGAGGGAACTGAATACTTTAAAATCTTACAGAATGCTTCCAACACTAAAGAGATGGAGCTTTTATTAGATAAATATTACTTAGAGCTTTTAAGAAATGCCTTAATGACTGAAGGGAAAGAGGAAGATATCTTTAAAGAGTTCTTTGGAACCTTAATAGATGTTGAGTTATTGAAAGTGTTGTTAAGGGCTAAGGTTGATAATATAAGTGCTGAAGAGCTTTCAAAGTACTTAACCTCTGGTTATGAATTACCTGAGTGGAAGTTAAAAGAGCTTGCTGGAGCTGAAGGAATAGAGGGAGTTATAGGAGGTTTAGAAGGAACCTCTTACTATCAGATACTTTCAGATGCCTTAGATGAGTATCAGAGGACAAAGTCTATTTATGTCTTTGAGAAGGTTCTTGATAAGTTAATCTTAGAGAAAGGTAGAGCTCTCTCACTGAGAAAGCCTTTTGGTGTAGGGCCAATTATAGGCTTAATTGTTGGGAAAGAGTTGGAGATAAAGAACTTAAAAATTATAATTAAAGGGAAGTTAGAGAATTTGAAAGCTGAAGAAATTAGATCCTTGTTAGTTCAGGTGAAGTAGAATGAGAATAGGGGTTATTGGTGATAGAGAAACAGCCATAGGCTTTAGATTGGCTGGACTTAAGGATGTCTATGAAGTTAAAGATAAAGAAGATGCTATAAAAGCTTTAAAAACTTTGGCTGAAAATAAAGATATAGCATTTATAATTATAACAGAGAGGTTAGCTGAAGAGATAAGAGAAAACATGAAAAATATAAATAAAGTTATTGTAGAAATTCCTGACAAAAATGGAAAATTGGCAAGAGAGGATCCAATAAAAGAGCTTATAAGAAAGGCTGTTGGTGTTGCTAAATAAAAAATCTTTAAGGTGAAGGTAATGGCTGGTAAGATTGTTAAAATAGCTGGGCCTGTTGTAGTTGCTGAAGGAATGAAAGGTTCTCAGATGTATGAAGTTGTTAAGGTTGGAGAAGAGAAATTAACAGGAGAAATTATTCAATTACATGGAGATAGAGCAGTTATTCAGGTTTATGAAGAAACTACTGGGGTTAAACCAGGAGAGCCAGTTATTGGGACAGGTTCACCTTTATCTGTAGAGTTAGGGCCAGGGATGTTAAGAGCTATGTATGATGGTATTCAGAGACCATTAACAGCTATTGAAGAGAAGACTGGCTCAATCTTCATCCCAAGAGGAGTAGATGTTCCAGCACTTCCAAGAGAGATAAAATGGGAGTTTAAACCTGTTGTCAATGAAGGAGATTTAGTAGAGGGTGGAGATGTTATAGGTTTAGTTGATGAAACTCCTTCTATAACACATAAAATAATGGTTCCATTTGGAATTAAGGGGAAAATTGTTGAGATAAAAGAGGGGAAATTTACTGTTGAGGAAACTGTTGCCACTGTTGAGTTAGAGAATGGAGAAACAAGAGAAATAAAGATGATGCAAAAGTGGCCAGTTAGAAAGGGTAGACCTTACAGAGAAAAGTTACCTCCAAAGATTCCTTTAATCACTGGGCAAAGAGTTGAAGATACTTTCTTCACCTTAGCCAAGGGGGGAACTGCAGCTATTCCAGGACCATTTGGAAGTGGGAAAACAGTAACTCAGCATCAGTTAGCTAAGTGGAGTGACGCTGACGTTGTTGTCTATATAGGTTGTGGAGAAAGAGGAAATGAGATGACTGAAGTTATTGAGGAGTTCCCACACTTAGAGGATATAAGAACTGGAAACAAGTTGATGGATAGGACAGTTTTGATAGCTAACACTTCAAATATGCCAGTTGCTGCAAGGGAAGCATCTGTCTATACAGGGGTAACTATAGCTGAATACTTCAGAGATATGGGTTATGGGGTTTTATTAACAGCTGACTCAACATCAAGATGGGCAGAGGCAATGAGAGAGATCTCTGGAAGATTGGAAGAGATGCCAGGGGAAGAAGGATATCCAGCTTACTTAGCTTCAAGATTAGCTCAATTTTATGAAAGAGCTGGTAGAGTTGTTACCTTAGGTAAGGATGAGAATAAGAAAGATAAGATAGGCTTCGTCTGTATCGTCGGAGCTGTCTCTCCACCAGGTGGAGACTTCTCAGAGCCAGTTACTTCAAACACACTGAGAATAGTTAAGGTGTTCTGGGCTTTAGATGCTAACTTAGCAAGAAGAAGACACTTCCCAGCAATTAACTGGCTTATGAGTTACTCCCTCTATATTGATGAGGTTACAGACTGGTGGCATAAGAATACTGGGCCAGACTGGAGAATGCTGAGAGATACAGCTATGAACTTACTACAGAAAGAGGCTGAACTCCAAGAGATTGTTCAATTAGTTGGGCCTGATGCCTTGCCAGATAGGGAGAGAGTTATCTTAGAAGTTGCAAGAATGTTAAGAGAAGACTTTTTACAGCAGGATGCCTTTGATGATGTAGATACTTACTGCCCACCAATGAAGCAGTATTTAATGTTGAAAATTATTATGACCTTCTATGAAGAGGCTTTAAAGGCTGTGGAGAGAGGAGTAGAGCCAAGTAAGATATTAAAGGTTTCAGTTAAGCAAGACATTGCAAGAATGAAGTATATGCCTCATGATGAATTCATTAATGTTAAATCCAAGGAAATTTTAGAGAAAATTAAAAAAGAGCTTTCCTCCTTAACATAAAAAACTTTTTAGGGTGAGATTTTATGGCATCAGCAGCTATAGAGTATAGCTCAATTAAAAGTATAGCTGGGCCTTTATTGATAGTTGAAGGAGTTGAAGGAGCTGCTTATGGAGAGATAGTTGAGATCATCTGTCCAGATGGAGAGAAGAGAATGGGTCAAGTTTTAGAGGCAAGAGAAGGTTTAGCTGTAGTTCAGGTTTTTGAGGGGACAACTGGGTTAAATGTTGATAAAACAAGAGTTAGATTTACAGGAAAGACTGCTAAGATAGGAGTCTCTACTGAAATGTTAGGAAGAATCTTCAATGGTAGAGGACAGCCAATAGATGGGGGGCCAGAGATAGTTCCAGAGATGGAGTTAGATATTAATGGCTATCCACTAAACCCTGTTTCAAGAAAGTACCCAAGTGACTTTATACAAACTGGAATCTCTACAATTGATGGGATGAACACATTAGTTAGAGGGCAAAAGCTTCCAATCTTCTCAGGGTCTGGTTTGCCACACAACCAGTTAGCTGTCCAAATTGCAAGACAGGCAAAGGTTAGAGGAGAAGGGGAAAAGTTCGCTGTCGTCTTTGCAGCTATGGGGATTACAGCTGAAGAGGCTAACTTCTTCATGGAAGAGTTTAGAAGAACAGGAGCTTTAGAGAAGGCTGTTGTCTTCATCAACTTAGCTAACGACCCAGCAATTGAAAGAATCTTAACTCCAAGAATGGCTTTAACTGTTGCTGAATACTTGGCATTTGAGAAGGACATGCATGTCTTAGTTATCTTAACTGACATGACTAACTACTGTGAAGCTTTAAGGGAAATCTCAGCAGCAAGAAATGAGGTTCCTGGAAGAAGAGGATATCCTGGTTATATGTATACTGACTTAGCTACTATCTATGAAAGAGCTGGAAGGGTTAAAGGAAAGGTTGGAACAATAACACAAATTCCTATCTTAACCATGCCAGATGATGATATAACCCACCCAATCCCAGACTTAACTGGTTATATTACAGAGGGACAGATAGTTCTATCAAGAGAGTTACATAGAAAAGGAATTTACCCACCTATTGATGTCCTTCCATCCCTATCAAGATTGGCTGGAAGTGGTCAAGGGCCTGGAAAGACAAGAGAGGATCATAAAAAAGTTGTTAACCAAGCCTATGCTGCCTATGCAGAGGGTAGAAGTTTAAGAGACTTGGTTGCTGTTGTTGGGGAAGAGGCTTTAACTGAGAGAGATAGAGCTTACCTAAAGTTTGCTGATGAGTTTGAGAAGAGGTTTGTCAACCAAGGAAAGGATGAGGAGAGAAGTATAGAAGAAACTCTTGACTTACTCTGGGAGTTATTAGCCATACTACCAGAAGAAGAGTTGAAGAGAGTTGATAAGGAATTAATTATGAAGTATCACCCAAAATACAGAAAGAAGAGTTAAAGCTCTTTCCCCATATAAGCTCCAACTCTTTTATACCCCAACTTTCTGTAATATTCCCTAACCCCTATTCCACTTGTGACCAATATCTTCTTTTTCCCAAACTCTTCCTTAGCTATTCTCTCAGCTTCTTTCATCAACATCCTTCCATATCCCATATGTTGCCAGCTAACCTCTTTTATATCTCTTGTTAAAGCCTTTTCCCATCCAAAAACATGTAGCTGTCTAACTAACATAGTTTTATCATCAATCTCTTTCCTAAATGGTTTATATGGATCTCTCAACCTTAAAAAGGCTATTAATATGTCATTTTTAACATCTTCAAAGGATAAGAAAATTTCAGTTCCTCCACTTGCCTCATAATCTTCCCTAACCAACTTTATATGCTCAGGATCTGGTAAGATGCCTTTTTTGTAATAAACATGTCCTACCTCTCTACATCTTATACATCTACACCTTAACCCTTTTTTCTCCATATACTTATAAACAAGCTCTCCTAAGTTACTCTTCTTAACTCCATCAACTATAACAGTTGCAGGAATATCCCTCTGAATCCTTGAAGTTCTAACCCACTTAGGCATGATAGATTTAGCATAGCTGATAACTTCTATAGCCTCCTCTTCTCTGTAAGGTTTAAACTCTCCCCTCTTCCACATCTCATAAAGCTCTGTCCCCTCTATAACTAAGCAAGGATAGATTTTAACCATGTCTGGCATAAAGTCAGGGTTCGTAAAGATTTCCTTAAACATCTTCTTGTCCATCTCTATACTTGATCCTGGCATCCCTGGCATTAGATGATAAGAAACCTTTAACCCACTATCTTTTAAGAGTTGTGTAGCCTTTATAGTGTCTTCAACACTATGCCCTCTCTTACATAGCTTTAATATTTCATTATAAATTGACTGAACCCCTAACTCAACTCTTGTAGCTCCCAACTTAAGCATCTGGTTTATCTCTTTCTCACTACAGTAGTCTGGCCTTGTCTCTATACAGAGGGCTACACATCTATGCTTAGCCGTCTCATTAATCTTCTGAGCCTCTTCTAAGCTTTTACTTTCCCTTTCATTCATTGCATCTAAGCATCTCTTTATAAACCAATCCTGATACTCTATTTCCCTTGCTGGAAAGGTTCCTCCCATGATGATGAGCTCAATTTTATC contains the following coding sequences:
- a CDS encoding ATP synthase subunit K (produces ATP from ADP in the presence of a proton gradient across the membrane; the K subunit is a nonenzymatic component which binds the dimeric form by interacting with the G and E subunits) gives rise to the protein MDPLLLGAIGAGLAVGLAGLGSGIGAGITGASGAGVIAEDPNKFGTAIVFQALPQTQGLYGFLIAILILFVFKTAPAWAMFGAGLAVGLAGLSAIGQGIASAAGLGAVAEDNEMFGKAMVFSVLPETQAIYGLLVAILLLVGVFAGAGAKDVAALGAGFAVGFAGLSGIGQGITAAGAIGATARDPEAMGKGLVLAVMPETFAIFGLLIAILIMLMV
- a CDS encoding V-type proton ATPase subunit E translates to MGIEKIKEKILEDANLEAKKIIGEAEKEKEEILNKAKEEAEKRKNEILKKGEKEAEILYNSIIAEAKLQARREILEVKERIIEKAIQKLREDLAKLPDEPEYMDKLLKLIKEGAISLGGGEIFVNLNKRDYERLEEEALWKLEKEVELKTNKVTVLKKGEVVDILGGCILNSGDKTKLLDNSLEAIFERSLPKIRIKVTEKLF
- a CDS encoding V-type ATP synthase subunit C, which encodes MDISLLNTLKDLLNFVDNPFLLLIVASAVIIILVVIVWITKMVIDLAPYAYVNARVRSREGKLLDKSKISELLEAGSLEEILGLLGDTEYSKYLSDIKDEIDLEKALNQYLAETYEFLYNISPEKAKKVLKIMMIKFDIKNIKTLIRAKKLGLSPEETLKLLVPIGTLSKKLKELSEMESVEEIIRGLEGTEYFKILQNASNTKEMELLLDKYYLELLRNALMTEGKEEDIFKEFFGTLIDVELLKVLLRAKVDNISAEELSKYLTSGYELPEWKLKELAGAEGIEGVIGGLEGTSYYQILSDALDEYQRTKSIYVFEKVLDKLILEKGRALSLRKPFGVGPIIGLIVGKELEIKNLKIIIKGKLENLKAEEIRSLLVQVK
- a CDS encoding V-type ATP synthase subunit F, with amino-acid sequence MRIGVIGDRETAIGFRLAGLKDVYEVKDKEDAIKALKTLAENKDIAFIIITERLAEEIRENMKNINKVIVEIPDKNGKLAREDPIKELIRKAVGVAK
- a CDS encoding ATP synthase subunit A; the protein is MAGKIVKIAGPVVVAEGMKGSQMYEVVKVGEEKLTGEIIQLHGDRAVIQVYEETTGVKPGEPVIGTGSPLSVELGPGMLRAMYDGIQRPLTAIEEKTGSIFIPRGVDVPALPREIKWEFKPVVNEGDLVEGGDVIGLVDETPSITHKIMVPFGIKGKIVEIKEGKFTVEETVATVELENGETREIKMMQKWPVRKGRPYREKLPPKIPLITGQRVEDTFFTLAKGGTAAIPGPFGSGKTVTQHQLAKWSDADVVVYIGCGERGNEMTEVIEEFPHLEDIRTGNKLMDRTVLIANTSNMPVAAREASVYTGVTIAEYFRDMGYGVLLTADSTSRWAEAMREISGRLEEMPGEEGYPAYLASRLAQFYERAGRVVTLGKDENKKDKIGFVCIVGAVSPPGGDFSEPVTSNTLRIVKVFWALDANLARRRHFPAINWLMSYSLYIDEVTDWWHKNTGPDWRMLRDTAMNLLQKEAELQEIVQLVGPDALPDRERVILEVARMLREDFLQQDAFDDVDTYCPPMKQYLMLKIIMTFYEEALKAVERGVEPSKILKVSVKQDIARMKYMPHDEFINVKSKEILEKIKKELSSLT
- a CDS encoding ATP synthase subunit B — encoded protein: MASAAIEYSSIKSIAGPLLIVEGVEGAAYGEIVEIICPDGEKRMGQVLEAREGLAVVQVFEGTTGLNVDKTRVRFTGKTAKIGVSTEMLGRIFNGRGQPIDGGPEIVPEMELDINGYPLNPVSRKYPSDFIQTGISTIDGMNTLVRGQKLPIFSGSGLPHNQLAVQIARQAKVRGEGEKFAVVFAAMGITAEEANFFMEEFRRTGALEKAVVFINLANDPAIERILTPRMALTVAEYLAFEKDMHVLVILTDMTNYCEALREISAARNEVPGRRGYPGYMYTDLATIYERAGRVKGKVGTITQIPILTMPDDDITHPIPDLTGYITEGQIVLSRELHRKGIYPPIDVLPSLSRLAGSGQGPGKTREDHKKVVNQAYAAYAEGRSLRDLVAVVGEEALTERDRAYLKFADEFEKRFVNQGKDEERSIEETLDLLWELLAILPEEELKRVDKELIMKYHPKYRKKS
- a CDS encoding tRNA uridine(34) 5-carboxymethylaminomethyl modification radical SAM/GNAT enzyme Elp3 codes for the protein MKEKLMRCIIERILKEYKEGKTLDKKRIEQIKSECLRIYRIGIGHPSNSEILKYATEEEKKILIPILRKKPVRTISGVAVVAVMTSPAKCPHGKCIFCPGGLDSVFGDVPQSYTGREPATMRGLMFNFDPYLQTRARIEQLEKVGHPTDKIELIIMGGTFPAREIEYQDWFIKRCLDAMNERESKSLEEAQKINETAKHRCVALCIETRPDYCSEKEINQMLKLGATRVELGVQSIYNEILKLCKRGHSVEDTIKATQLLKDSGLKVSYHLMPGMPGSSIEMDKKMFKEIFTNPDFMPDMVKIYPCLVIEGTELYEMWKRGEFKPYREEEAIEVISYAKSIMPKWVRTSRIQRDIPATVIVDGVKKSNLGELVYKYMEKKGLRCRCIRCREVGHVYYKKGILPDPEHIKLVREDYEASGGTEIFLSFEDVKNDILIAFLRLRDPYKPFRKEIDDKTMLVRQLHVFGWEKALTRDIKEVSWQHMGYGRMLMKEAERIAKEEFGKKKILVTSGIGVREYYRKLGYKRVGAYMGKEL